A segment of the Catenuloplanes nepalensis genome:
GCATCCGCCACATTCGACCGCAACCCGGCCGGCTGATCGTCGCGCCGGGTCATTCGTCGGGAGAGGACCTCTCGCGAACCGCGGTTGGCAGGATCCGCCCAGCGAATTCGCAGTCCGGCCGTGCGGAATCGCGGCCGATGAGGCCTATTCAGCGCGGCGAAGTGACGCCGCGTTACCGCAGGTAAGGCGGTCGGTGCGCACGCCCCCGCCCTCACCGAGGCCGGCGATGACCTGCGCACCCTCGGAGACCTCGGCTACGAAGGCCTGGCCGACACGGTCACGGTCGCGTTCAAGAGACCGAAGAACGGCGGACTGCTGCTGGTCCAGCAGCAGTTCAACAAGGCCACAACAGCCTGCGCGCCGTCGGTGAACGCGGAAACGCCCTGCTCAAGATAACCTTCCGAGCCCTACGCAGAGGCTTATTCAGCGGGCAAGCCGAAGCCGCATCGCCGCAGGCCAGGGCCGTCAGCGCGTAACGTGCTGAACAACCCTCGCAACATCGCCTCAACCCATGGCGGATCGGGAAAATCGTCGCCGCCGCACTGGTCATCCTCCACACAGAGCACGGACGCACCACATAACCACCGTCAGTCGTCAATTCCTGGTCGGACACCCTCATTGATCGCGAAATGCTTCTTCGCAGCGCGCGGTGTGCCCAATGGCGCTTCCTGTGGGCGCCCGATGCCTCGCCGACCTGCGGGAATGTAGATCATCTTGGCTGGATTTGCCGCTAAGGAAGCGCCCTTGCGCGGTGTGCCCCTCGCGCGGGTATCTGCCGGGTGACGTCGCCCCGGAGAAGCGGAAGTGAGCCGTCCAAGGACGGCGAGCCAGGCCTTTCCCTTGGGGCGCGGCGTGGCGCCGGCGAGTGGCAGGTCGGCGCGCCGCAGACCTGACGACAGGCGTTACGGTCCGGCAGGCGGACCGCGCAGCGGGACTTCTCCCGATGCGGCGGCTGCACGACGGAGCTGCGGGCCCGTTCGAATCGCACGTGAGCCGTGCCGGGCCGGCAGCGGTGGGGACGCGGTTCGCGGACGACGGCGCCGCGAGCAAGCCGCGCGGCGCGGCGACGACGCCGGGTCTTCCTGAGCGTCCAGAGTGTCCTGCGTGGCCGCAGTTGCCTGAGCGTCCAGAAGTTCATGTGTGGCCGCCGGTGCCCGCGTCTGCTGCGTGTCGAGCAATCCTCGTCGGTCGGAAGCGGGGCTCACGTCCTGAGCGCCGGGCACTGCTGGCGTGTCCTGCGCGGGGAAGAAGTCAGGCGTGTCCTGCGTGTCCGACGCGTATGGCGCCGATGGTGGTGTGACGTGCGGCGGCACGGCGCACATTCCGGGCTGTGTTCCGGGCCCTGTTCCGAGCGGCGAGGCGGGCTGCGTTTCGGGCGGCGAGGCGGGCTGTGTTTCTGGCGGCGGGGTGGGCTGTGTCCCGGATCGCGGGGTGGGCTGTGGAGCTTGTGGCGGGATCGCGCGGTGAACGCCGTCCACCACTGCGGCCGCTTCGGCGTATGAACAGCCGCGCAGCTCGCGCAGGCGATGGATGTGGCCGTGACGCTTTCCCCAGGCGCGGTGCCGTTGATGCTCCCGGCGGAACTCTTCACCAGCGGCAGAATAGTGACGAGACGCGGTCCGGTCCCGCATCCCGGCCAATTCCGTCCTCGTGAACAACTGCAACTGTCGCACGAGAACAGCATTTCATAAGGCGACCGTCATCGCTGCCCCGAAGCGCGGTAATTTCCCTGAAGAGATGCGCTATTTGCAACATAGGGCCTCTGCGTCATCTGGTGCGATTCCATCGGCGTGTCACCTGCGCCCATGTGGACGATGGCCGGGAAGTCGGCACCATGGAGGCCTATTCAGCGCCGCCCTCGTCAGCCCGCGCGGCCTGCGGCAACACGGTACCGGTTCGCTGCGCTGAATAAGCCTCATGGGCTGGAGAAACGGAATACGGAAGGACCCGGTGAGCTGAAAAATCGGTCACGAAAGGCGATCACTGCAACGTAGAGGCTTAGTGACTGGATAGGTGGCTGATTTGGGCACGCGGCGGCCCCGGGCCACGTGACGGGCCGGTGGTGGTTGCCGGTCAGGCCGGGGTGGGGATCCAGGGGTTGCCGGTGGTGGCCTGGATGAGGGCGTCGAGGGTGTCGATGCCTTGCCGGGCGGCGGTGGCGGTGTAGCTGCGGATCGCGGCGAAGTGTTCGGCGCCGGTCGTGGTGCGCATGCTGCCGGAGACCTTGACACGTAGTTTCGGCATACGGATCGTCTGCTCCGCCCGGTTGTTGTCAAACGGGACGGCGGGGTCGGTGACGAAGCGCAGGTAGTCGTCGCGGCGGTTGCGGAGCCGGACGAACAGGGCGTGGTATTTGCGTTCGAGTTTGCTGGCCCGCGTGGCGGTGGCCGCGACGCCGAGGACGACTGCGCTGTGCAGGACGTGCTGGTAGAAGGCGAGCTTCTCCGGGTCGGGGATCCGCTCGGTGGCGTCGGCGGTGAGCCGGTTCAGCCGGCGCAGCGCGGTGGCCGCCTGCTCGGCGTGCTCGGCGACCGGACCGGTAGCGGTGTCGGTGACGTAGATCAGCTCACGCAACGCGTGCGCGTTGCACAGGGCGTGGCTCATGTGCGTGTAGGTGTCGTACGGCGCCCACGCGTCGTGCACCGCGACCCCGGTGAACGTCGGCAGCACCCCGATCGCGTCCATCGCTTTCGTGCCGCGTGTGGTGTGCACCGCGAGGAGCACATCCGTGGGAGTGGACGCCGAGTGCAGCCACGCCAGGCGGCCGGCGACCCGCATCCCGGTCTCGTCGAAATTCGCGACCGGTGCGTTGATGATCCGCCCAGCGATCACCGGTAACACCGTGTCGATGATGCCCAGCGCGGTGCGTTTCACCCAGCCGGCCACCGTGCCGGCGGCGACCGGCGCCCCGAACAGGTCCTTGAGCGCGGCGGCGGTCCGCGACACCGACAGGAACTGCCCGTGCAGCAGATACACCCCGATCCCGGCCAGCCGAGGCCCGTACACCATCGGTGCCGTCGCTTCCGGTGGTGCGGGCGCGGTGGTGTGGTGCCCACACCGGCATTTGACGGTGATCATCTGATGCTCGGTCACCTGCGGTGTCACCGGTGGCACATCGACCACCTGCCGCCAGAACATATCGACCTCGTCCGCGCCGGCCAGGCTATCCCCGCACCCGCCGCACACCGCGGGCACGTGCCGGACCACATCCGCATCCGCGAAGCGTTGCAAAGTGACCCCGTCTTGGCCTTTCGGCCGTCCCGGACCCTGACCCGACCGCGGCCGCAACGACTTCGGCGACGGCTTCGCCAACCCGTCCGACGAGGGAGGCTTCGACGAGTTCGACGACGACTGCTTCAACCGAGCCTCAAGCTCCGCGATCCGGCCCATCGCCTGCTCCAGCCGAGCCGTCACGTCCGCCACCATCGCCCGCAACACCACGTTCTCCGCAAGGAGATCGTCATACGACGGCGACGGCAGGTCAGACACGACCCATGAACCTACCAGCCTCTACATCGGACCTCGCTGCCGCCCGGACTACCTATCCAGTTACGAGGCTTATTCAGTGCCGCCCTCTTCAGTCCGCGCGGCCTGCGGCAACGCGGTGCCGGTTCGCTGCGCTGAATAGGCCTCGTAGTGTCGTATTCTCCTCAACCGCTCGACAGAATTCGGAAAGGGTGTCCAGCGGGGCTCAGGCCCGTGCCTGGAGGCGCTGGCGGAGGTCGGCGAGGATCGCGTCGTAACGGGTTGGCGGCAGCATGATGTCGTGGCGGTAGACGGCGACGGCCAGGCCCGGGGTGTTGTGGTGGATCGGGGTCTGGAGGCGGGAGCCGTCGGTCAGATGGAGCCAGATGGCGTGCCGGGCGCCCTCGCCACCGAGCACCACGCCGGGGGCGCTGATGAACATGCCGATGCGGGACCACTCGACGGTGTGCGTCCTCAGCAGTCGCCGGATGCGCACGCCGGACGGGCTCACATAGAGGCCGATGGCGGCCAGCCGTCCGGCGATCGTGAGCCACAGGCCCATGAAGGGGTAGACGATCAGCGCGGCCGGGCTGAAGGTGGGGCCGGTGACCAGCCTGACCGTGATGAAGGTCAGCATCGCCGTGCCGAAGCCGACCAACGCCATCGGCATGACTTTCCCGGTCGCCACGACCCCCGCTATCCGCGTCCATCGTCTCATCGCGTCATGATCGCAGGATGTCCACATCGTATCGAGGGCCGTTCGTCGGAGTCAGCGCCGTCGTGGTGCGCGGCGGTGCGATCCTGCTCGGCCGGCGGCGGGGCGCACACGGGCCCGGGACCTGGGCGTTCCCCGGTGGGAAGGTCGATGCCGGCGAGGACCCGGCCGCAACCGTCGCGCGGGAGCTGCACGAGGAGACCGGCCTGCGGGCCGGCCGGATCGCCGAGATCGCCTGGACCAGCGACCTTTTCCCGGAGAGCGGCCTGCACTACGTGACGCTGCACCACCTGGTCGAGGCGGCCGGCGAGCCCGAGGTCCGCGAGCCGGACAAGGCCGACGAGTGGCGCTGGTGGCCCGACCTCGACCACCTGCCGTCACCGCTGTTCGCCCCGGCCGCCGCCCTCTGGGCGACCGGCTGGCGCCCATGACCACGGACCAGCACGCCGACCACGTGGACTGAGCAGATAGTCCACTGGTTGCGGCGTCTCCGAGCGTGGGTGATCAGTCAGCGGCGCTGTCCACGCTATCCACTGAGCTTTCAGAGTCGAGGTTCGAGCGGCGCTGGCCGTCCGGGCGCTGCACGCCCGAAATTTCGGGTTATCGGGGTTCGTCGCCGCGGAGCGACGCTCACCCTGACGGCGAAGGCTCAGTAAAGCAGATAGTCCACTGGTTGCGGCGTCGGCGAGCAGTCAGCGGCGTGCCGGCAGATGCTCCGCATAACGTTTTGTCAGCCGTGTCGGTGCCGCCGGGCGCTCGGTGGGGGAAATATCGGTCGTATCGCCGTCGGGGCGGGTGATCGGTCGGCGGTATGTCGGTCGTAGCGGCGTTGCCGGGTGGCCGGAGGTGGTTGTCGATCATGCCGACGCAGACGTGCGTGGGAACCGGCGGCGTGTCAGGGGCAGTGCCGCCGGGTGATCAGGTGGGCATCCCAGCGGCGTGTCAGGGGCGGCGGCGCTGGTGGGACATCCACTGCCAGATGCGGGTGCCGTCGATGCTCGGGTCGTTGCGGGCGACGTAGATCCAGGACCAGTGGCCGTTGAAGCGGTAGCCGTTCCAGACGACCTGGTCGTAGAGGGTGCGCCGGGAGCCGGGGATCAGGTCGGCGGCGTGCACGGTGTTCGGCACCGGCGGGACCGTGGGGTCGTCCATCGAGGTGACCAGCCACGTGGGGGTGGTGATCGCGGTCAGCTCCGCGTCCGGGATCAGTGGCGGCGCGCCGGTGCCGCCGAGGGGCATGACCACACCGCAGATCGGGACGGAGGAGGCGAAGAGGTCGCGATAGACCGTGGTCATCTTGAGGCTCATGTAGCCGCCGTTGCTGGCGCCGACGACGTGGAGGCGGGAGCGGTCGACCGGGTGCAGGCGGGCGACCTCGTCAACGATCTCGCGGATCAGCGGCGCGAACCGGTCGCCGTCCTCCATCCAGAACGATGTGCTCTGCGGCGCCACCACGTACGCGCCGGAGAAGATCTTCTGGGCTTCGGGCGTGGCGAAGCCGAGCGCGCCGCGGTTCGCGCGCAGCTGGGTCTCGTTGTCGTAGTAGCCGTCCGGCAGGGACGCGCCCTCGCCGCCGCCGTGCAGCCACACGATCAGCGGCCGGGGCCCGGGGCGGCCGGGGGAGTAGAGCCGGTACTTCATGCCGGACCCGGACTCGTGGTGGGTGAACGCGTCCACCTCCGGGTCGGCGAGCCGGCCCTGCGTGAAGCCCGTGAACGTGACCGGCCGGCCGCGCCGCAGCCGGACCGGCGCGAGCTGCGTGATCGTGTACGTCAGGTTGAGCCGGACGTTCCGCCCGCGGTCGAGCACGTAGCCGAGCGTGTTGCCGCCGGGCAGGCCCTCGCCGTGCGCGAGGGTGAGCACGATGTCGCCGTGCCGGTCGAGCCGGACCTCGGTGACGGTGCGGTCCAGGTCGTAGAGCCCGGCCGTGTTCGGCAGCGGGCTGGTCGCGGTCGCGTGCACGCCGAACGTGCCGGTCGTGAGGCTCGCCGGGTCGATCGGCCCGAACCGGCCGGTGCCGAGCGTGACGGAGACGACCTGCTCGCCGCCGTCGAGCGTCCGCGCGTCGAGCCGGAACCGCACCCGGGTGTCGTGCCCACCGGCGGTGGCGGCACCGGGCAGTGTCAGGCCGGCGGCGGCGCCCGCTCCGGCGGTCAGGACGAGACGACGGCTGATCGCGGACATGCGGAACTCCCTCGATCGAAGCGAGGTGCGTCGATGCCCGCAAACCTATCGTGCAAGAAATCTCCCGGCAACATCCAGGAACTCTTACAGGGCCGACGAACGCTGTGGTGCCAGGATCACCACGCTCAGGAAGCCCGACAGCATCGGCGAACGCCGTGGAGCCGGGATCGTGCTGGTGCCGGGATCGTGGTGGTGCCGGGATCGTGGAGGCGCGACCGTGGTGGCCGCGGCTCAGGAGGCGCGGCGGGCGCGGAGCGCGGCGAGCGCGGCGAGCGCGGCCAGCGTGAGCAGCGAGGCGGCGGCCACGGTGAGCGGCAGCGCCACGCGGAGCCGGGTCGCGGGGGTGAGGCCGTCGCGCAGCGTCACGGTCTGGACCATGGCGCCGGCCTGGAACGTGGGCAGCCGGTCGATCGTGCTGCCGTCCGCCGCGATGATCGCGCTGGTGCCGACCGTGGAGACGTTGACGACGTCGCGGCCGGTCTCGATCGCGCGGATCCGGGCGATCGCGAGCTGCTGCACGCTCTCGTCCGTGGTGCCGAAGTCTCCGTTGTTGGACTGGGCCAGGATCACCTGCGCGCCGCGTACCGGCAGGTCGGAGATCACGTCGTCGGCGGTGATGTCGAAGCAGATCGCGGAGCCGAGCCGCATCCCGGAGACATCGAGCACGCCCTCGCGGGTGCCGGGTATGTAGTCGCGGGCGATGAGTCCGATCAGGTCCGGCACGATCGCGGCGTAGAACGCGCGGTTCGGCACGTACTCCCCGAACGGCACCGGTCGCTTCTTGTCGTAGTAGTCCGACGGCGCGGACGCGCCCGGCTCCCAGGCGAGGCTGCTGTTGTAGTACTGATCGTCACGCTTGGTGATGGTGCCGAAGATCAGCGGCGCGTCCAGTGCCTCGGTGAGCTGCTGGATCCGAATCTGTCCCTCCGCGTAGCGCAGCGGGTCGATGTCCGCGCCGTCCTCCGGCCAGACCACCACGTCGATGTCCCGGCCGAGCAGCGGCGCCGTGGCGAGCTCCTGTGCGGCCAGTAGGTCACCGCGCGACTTCTTCGTGAAGTACCCGGCCGGCCCGTTGCCCTGCACCGCGGCCACGGTGATCTCCCCGGTCGCCGGCACGTGCGCGATCGGCACCAGCGCGAGCGCGAGCACCGCGAACGCCCAGCCGGCCAGCGCGGGCAGCGGCAGCGCGCGCACGCCGGCGGCCAGGCGCCCACGATGCACGAAGCCCGCGCCGCGCGGGCCCGATGCGCCCGCCGAACGTGTCGACGGAGTCGGCGCGTCGCGTTCAGTCAACATGTCGTCGTCATGTGCAGTCAACATGTCAACACGTGCCGTCAACGGGTCTGGGCCATGAGCCGTCATCGTGTCCGGCATTCGTGCGGCCACCGGTCCTGACGCCTGTGCCGTGACCGCGCGCGGTGCGTGCGCGTCCGACGTCCGTGCGCCCAGGGTTCCTGCGGTGGGAGCGTCCGGGACCTGCGCCGTCACCATGTGCGGCGCGTGTGCGGTCGAGACCGGCGGGTGTGCGGCCGGGATCGGTGCGTGTGCGGCCGGTGTGTTCGGGCGGTCGTCCACCGGCCCGTCCGCATCGTCCGGGGCGTGGCCCGCGGCGGCGCGTGCGCGCCAGGAGCGGAGGGTCACGAGGGTGAGCCGGAAGGCGGCCGCGGCGATCGCCACCAGGACGAACGACAGGCCGGACGTGCCTACCCAGGAGAGCAGCGGCGCGAGCGGCCCCTCGCTGTGCGAGAACCCGACCCGCCCCCAGGAGAAGCCGTTGTACGGCCAGCGGGACGCGACCTCCTCGCGGGTCATCCACAGCCCCGCGGCCAGCAGCGGGTACAGCAGGAACGCCCCGCGTGCCCCGGCGCCGGCCAGCCGGGACGCGACCGCGATCAGGCCGCACCCGACCGCGAAGCTCGCCGCCTGCGACGCGGAGAGCGCGAACCACGGCACCGGCCCGAGATACAGCCCGCTCCACGACACGTGCACCAGGTAGAAGGCCAGCCCGGCCAGCAGCCCGATCCCGGCACCGGCGCGGAAGCGCAGCCCGTCGACGGCCGCGAGCACCAGGCCCACGCCCACCAGCGTCAGCGGCCACCAGGAAAGCCCGGGAAAGCCGAGGTCCATCACGACCCCGCCGAGCACGGCCACGACCGCGCGCCACAGCCCCCGG
Coding sequences within it:
- the tnpC gene encoding IS66 family transposase — its product is MSDLPSPSYDDLLAENVVLRAMVADVTARLEQAMGRIAELEARLKQSSSNSSKPPSSDGLAKPSPKSLRPRSGQGPGRPKGQDGVTLQRFADADVVRHVPAVCGGCGDSLAGADEVDMFWRQVVDVPPVTPQVTEHQMITVKCRCGHHTTAPAPPEATAPMVYGPRLAGIGVYLLHGQFLSVSRTAAALKDLFGAPVAAGTVAGWVKRTALGIIDTVLPVIAGRIINAPVANFDETGMRVAGRLAWLHSASTPTDVLLAVHTTRGTKAMDAIGVLPTFTGVAVHDAWAPYDTYTHMSHALCNAHALRELIYVTDTATGPVAEHAEQAATALRRLNRLTADATERIPDPEKLAFYQHVLHSAVVLGVAATATRASKLERKYHALFVRLRNRRDDYLRFVTDPAVPFDNNRAEQTIRMPKLRVKVSGSMRTTTGAEHFAAIRSYTATAARQGIDTLDALIQATTGNPWIPTPA
- a CDS encoding nucleotide triphosphate diphosphatase NUDT15, which produces MSTSYRGPFVGVSAVVVRGGAILLGRRRGAHGPGTWAFPGGKVDAGEDPAATVARELHEETGLRAGRIAEIAWTSDLFPESGLHYVTLHHLVEAAGEPEVREPDKADEWRWWPDLDHLPSPLFAPAAALWATGWRP
- a CDS encoding prolyl oligopeptidase family serine peptidase — protein: MSAISRRLVLTAGAGAAAGLTLPGAATAGGHDTRVRFRLDARTLDGGEQVVSVTLGTGRFGPIDPASLTTGTFGVHATATSPLPNTAGLYDLDRTVTEVRLDRHGDIVLTLAHGEGLPGGNTLGYVLDRGRNVRLNLTYTITQLAPVRLRRGRPVTFTGFTQGRLADPEVDAFTHHESGSGMKYRLYSPGRPGPRPLIVWLHGGGEGASLPDGYYDNETQLRANRGALGFATPEAQKIFSGAYVVAPQSTSFWMEDGDRFAPLIREIVDEVARLHPVDRSRLHVVGASNGGYMSLKMTTVYRDLFASSVPICGVVMPLGGTGAPPLIPDAELTAITTPTWLVTSMDDPTVPPVPNTVHAADLIPGSRRTLYDQVVWNGYRFNGHWSWIYVARNDPSIDGTRIWQWMSHQRRRP
- the lnt gene encoding apolipoprotein N-acyltransferase; this translates as MTVELTAPAPARTRPRPAGWRRVAGWRSTSRWRRGLWRAVVAVLGGVVMDLGFPGLSWWPLTLVGVGLVLAAVDGLRFRAGAGIGLLAGLAFYLVHVSWSGLYLGPVPWFALSASQAASFAVGCGLIAVASRLAGAGARGAFLLYPLLAAGLWMTREEVASRWPYNGFSWGRVGFSHSEGPLAPLLSWVGTSGLSFVLVAIAAAAFRLTLVTLRSWRARAAAGHAPDDADGPVDDRPNTPAAHAPIPAAHPPVSTAHAPHMVTAQVPDAPTAGTLGARTSDAHAPRAVTAQASGPVAARMPDTMTAHGPDPLTARVDMLTAHDDDMLTERDAPTPSTRSAGASGPRGAGFVHRGRLAAGVRALPLPALAGWAFAVLALALVPIAHVPATGEITVAAVQGNGPAGYFTKKSRGDLLAAQELATAPLLGRDIDVVVWPEDGADIDPLRYAEGQIRIQQLTEALDAPLIFGTITKRDDQYYNSSLAWEPGASAPSDYYDKKRPVPFGEYVPNRAFYAAIVPDLIGLIARDYIPGTREGVLDVSGMRLGSAICFDITADDVISDLPVRGAQVILAQSNNGDFGTTDESVQQLAIARIRAIETGRDVVNVSTVGTSAIIAADGSTIDRLPTFQAGAMVQTVTLRDGLTPATRLRVALPLTVAAASLLTLAALAALAALRARRAS